The following are encoded together in the Syngnathus scovelli strain Florida chromosome 12, RoL_Ssco_1.2, whole genome shotgun sequence genome:
- the LOC125979039 gene encoding peroxiredoxin-like 2A isoform X2, with amino-acid sequence METNLESVADVDFFGMGMWSLGLGAVGAALAGVLLVNSNLTLPNVGKASLEHLADADLLSTTDDGKVIKAKSLWEKNGAVIMAVRRPGUFLCREEASELSSLKPQLEELGVPLVAVVKERVGTEIQDFRLHFTGDIYIDEKKHFYGGKMGAMGLLRFGVLQNFWRAWRAGYHGNVLGEGFILGGVFVIGAGEQGVLLEHREKEFGNKVEVADVLQAVKKIVPRK; translated from the exons ATGGAAACAA ATTTGGAGTCCGTTGCTGACGTCGACTTTTTTGGAATGGGCATGTGGTCTTTGGGTTTGGGAGCTGTGGGCGCCGCCCTCGCTGGCGTCTTGCTGGTCAACTCCAATTTGACTCTCCCCAATGTGGGAAAGGCCTCGCTGGAACATCTCGCTGACGCTGACCTGCTCTCCACCACTGATG ACGGCAAGGTCATCAAAGCAAAGAGTCTGTGGGAAAAGAACGGCGCCGTCATCATGGCCGTGCGGCGGCCCGGATGATTTTTGTGCAGAGAG GAGGCTTCCGAGCTGTCCTCTCTGAAGCCCCAGCTTGAGGAGCTTGGGGTCCCTCTGGTGGCCGTGGTGAAGGAGCGCGTCGGGACAGAGATCCAGGACTTCAGGCTACACTTCACTGGGGACATTTACATCGATGAAAAG AAACATTTCTACGGGGGAAAAATGGGTGCTATGGGGCTGTTGCGCTTCGGCGTGTTGCAGAACTTCTGGCGGGCCTGGAGAGCCGGCTACCACGGCAACGTGTTGGGCGAGGGCTTCATCCTAGGGGGTGTCTTTGTCATCGGCGCGGGAGAACAG GGGGTCCTACTGGAGCATCGCGAGAAGGAGTTTGGCAACAAAGTGGAGGTGGCCGATGTTCTCCAAGCCGTCAAGAAAATCGTACCTCGCAAATAA
- the LOC125979039 gene encoding peroxiredoxin-like 2A isoform X1, producing the protein MLAPLRQILSPPFYRRVAFPSLALKEARRQTSASSAKASPEPDKHAPDLESVADVDFFGMGMWSLGLGAVGAALAGVLLVNSNLTLPNVGKASLEHLADADLLSTTDDGKVIKAKSLWEKNGAVIMAVRRPGUFLCREEASELSSLKPQLEELGVPLVAVVKERVGTEIQDFRLHFTGDIYIDEKKHFYGGKMGAMGLLRFGVLQNFWRAWRAGYHGNVLGEGFILGGVFVIGAGEQGVLLEHREKEFGNKVEVADVLQAVKKIVPRK; encoded by the exons ATGCTGGCACCATTAAGGCAAATTCTTTCCCCTCCTTTCTACCGCCGCGTGGCGTTCCCGTCGCTCGCTTTGAAAGAAGCTCGGAGGCAAACTTCCGCAAGTAGTGCCAAAGCCAGTCCCGAGCCAGACAAACACGCTCCAG ATTTGGAGTCCGTTGCTGACGTCGACTTTTTTGGAATGGGCATGTGGTCTTTGGGTTTGGGAGCTGTGGGCGCCGCCCTCGCTGGCGTCTTGCTGGTCAACTCCAATTTGACTCTCCCCAATGTGGGAAAGGCCTCGCTGGAACATCTCGCTGACGCTGACCTGCTCTCCACCACTGATG ACGGCAAGGTCATCAAAGCAAAGAGTCTGTGGGAAAAGAACGGCGCCGTCATCATGGCCGTGCGGCGGCCCGGATGATTTTTGTGCAGAGAG GAGGCTTCCGAGCTGTCCTCTCTGAAGCCCCAGCTTGAGGAGCTTGGGGTCCCTCTGGTGGCCGTGGTGAAGGAGCGCGTCGGGACAGAGATCCAGGACTTCAGGCTACACTTCACTGGGGACATTTACATCGATGAAAAG AAACATTTCTACGGGGGAAAAATGGGTGCTATGGGGCTGTTGCGCTTCGGCGTGTTGCAGAACTTCTGGCGGGCCTGGAGAGCCGGCTACCACGGCAACGTGTTGGGCGAGGGCTTCATCCTAGGGGGTGTCTTTGTCATCGGCGCGGGAGAACAG GGGGTCCTACTGGAGCATCGCGAGAAGGAGTTTGGCAACAAAGTGGAGGTGGCCGATGTTCTCCAAGCCGTCAAGAAAATCGTACCTCGCAAATAA
- the LOC125979039 gene encoding peroxiredoxin-like 2A isoform X3 has product MGMWSLGLGAVGAALAGVLLVNSNLTLPNVGKASLEHLADADLLSTTDDGKVIKAKSLWEKNGAVIMAVRRPGUFLCREEASELSSLKPQLEELGVPLVAVVKERVGTEIQDFRLHFTGDIYIDEKKHFYGGKMGAMGLLRFGVLQNFWRAWRAGYHGNVLGEGFILGGVFVIGAGEQGVLLEHREKEFGNKVEVADVLQAVKKIVPRK; this is encoded by the exons ATGGGCATGTGGTCTTTGGGTTTGGGAGCTGTGGGCGCCGCCCTCGCTGGCGTCTTGCTGGTCAACTCCAATTTGACTCTCCCCAATGTGGGAAAGGCCTCGCTGGAACATCTCGCTGACGCTGACCTGCTCTCCACCACTGATG ACGGCAAGGTCATCAAAGCAAAGAGTCTGTGGGAAAAGAACGGCGCCGTCATCATGGCCGTGCGGCGGCCCGGATGATTTTTGTGCAGAGAG GAGGCTTCCGAGCTGTCCTCTCTGAAGCCCCAGCTTGAGGAGCTTGGGGTCCCTCTGGTGGCCGTGGTGAAGGAGCGCGTCGGGACAGAGATCCAGGACTTCAGGCTACACTTCACTGGGGACATTTACATCGATGAAAAG AAACATTTCTACGGGGGAAAAATGGGTGCTATGGGGCTGTTGCGCTTCGGCGTGTTGCAGAACTTCTGGCGGGCCTGGAGAGCCGGCTACCACGGCAACGTGTTGGGCGAGGGCTTCATCCTAGGGGGTGTCTTTGTCATCGGCGCGGGAGAACAG GGGGTCCTACTGGAGCATCGCGAGAAGGAGTTTGGCAACAAAGTGGAGGTGGCCGATGTTCTCCAAGCCGTCAAGAAAATCGTACCTCGCAAATAA
- the marveld1 gene encoding MARVEL domain-containing protein 1, translating into MAPQQAHPQVKQHMVKFLRSFPGVTRLLQIVFGAGLWVTIAANKYEGSIHFVLFVAVLFWLLSLGLFFVTLLDKQDAVPVVGGPRWLCSNLALDVAAVALYLPAVGVMVYKTDRNSYCNLAQYKHLCLYKVYLTAAVFACLCCLAFLLSVVYGACRKSRGEQTVI; encoded by the coding sequence ATGGCACCCCAGCAAGCGCACCCGCAGGTGAAGCAGCACATGGTCAAGTTCCTTCGGAGCTTCCCGGGGGTCACCCGCCTCCTTCAGATCGTCTTCGGCGCAGGCCTGTGGGTCACCATCGCCGCTAACAAGTACGAGGGCTCCATCCACTTCGTGCTCTTTGTGGCGGTGCTCTTCTGGCTCTTGAGCTTGGGCCTTTTTTTCGTCACGCTGCTGGACAAGCAAGACGCCGTGCCCGTGGTGGGCGGCCCGCGCTGGCTGTGCAGCAACTTGGCGCTCGACGTGGCCGCCGTCGCGCTCTACCTGCCCGCCGTGGGGGTCATGGTGTACAAGACGGATCGCAATTCCTACTGCAACCTGGCGCAGTACAAGCACTTGTGTCTGTACAAGGTCTACCTGACGGCCGCCGTGTTCGCCTGCCTCTGCTGCCTGGCTTTCCTGCTCTCGGTGGTCTACGGGGCCTGCAGGAAGAGCCGAGGGGAGCAGACGGTCATCTGA